The Bacteroidota bacterium region TGAGCGAACTGATTGCACCACGCATCGGAATTTTCACCCGCACATCGGCACGTTTCAGGTATTCGCCCGAAATTCCGTCTTCTTCCGAACCCATGATCACCACCATCGGGCCGCTCAGGTCGGTGGCGTAATGGTCAGTGCTGCCTTTTTCGGTACAGGCGGCAATGCGCACGCCCGAATCTTTCAGGTAGTCGAGCGTGAGTTTTAAATTGTCTTCGCGGCAAAGCGGCAAGGTATGCAATGCCCCGGCCGATGTTTTTACCGCATCGGCATTAATGGCTGCCGCCCCGCGCGAGGGGATGATGATTGCATCCACACCTGCACACTCGGCCGTGCGGGCAATGGCGCCAAAATTGCGCACATCGGTTACACGGTCAAGCATAAGCAGCAGGGGCACACGCCCGGCTTCAAACAGCGCCGGCAGCACCTCTTCAATTTTCTGAAATCCCACCGGCGAGAGAAATGCAGCCACGCCCTGATGGTTTTTCGATCCGGCCAGCCGCTGCAGTTTTTCGGGTGGCACGGTTTTGTACAGTATGCCTTTATCGCGCAGCAATTGTTTAAGTTGCACAATCAAATCGCCACGCAGGCCGTCCTGCATAAACAGTTTGTCTATTTCTTTTCCCGCGCGCACGGCTTCTGTCACAGCGTGTATGCCGTATATCAGCGCACCGTCGTACTGTGTTTCTTCGTGTCGGTTATAGTAGTGTGGTTTGTTCATCAGCGTGCCGTGTAAACCTGTCCCTGCCGCCATGCATCCACAGCAGCCAGCCAGTTTATTTTGTAAGCCAGGTTTCGTTCAAGAATATAATCATTGCGGTAACCTTCGGAATACTGCATAAAAGTAAACGAAAGCGCATTTGAATTGCCCGCATCCGAGCCGTAGTACCAGATTTCATATGCCGGATAGCGGTACACACTTTGCGGCCGCCCGAAAATAAGGTAAATCATGCCCCTGTCGGTTTGCCAGCCTTCGCGGTCAGTAGTAAACAGTGTGTTGGTTTGTTCCACGCGCTGGTAAAAGTTTTTTATCACTGTGCGTGCGCGTTCTTCACTTCCAGCCCGGTCGAGCCAGAATTTATCTACTGCGGCTTTGGGTTGTTTGCTGGCGGTAAGTG contains the following coding sequences:
- the rlmB gene encoding 23S rRNA (guanosine(2251)-2'-O)-methyltransferase RlmB, with protein sequence MNKPHYYNRHEETQYDGALIYGIHAVTEAVRAGKEIDKLFMQDGLRGDLIVQLKQLLRDKGILYKTVPPEKLQRLAGSKNHQGVAAFLSPVGFQKIEEVLPALFEAGRVPLLLMLDRVTDVRNFGAIARTAECAGVDAIIIPSRGAAAINADAVKTSAGALHTLPLCREDNLKLTLDYLKDSGVRIAACTEKGSTDHYATDLSGPMVVIMGSEEDGISGEYLKRADVRVKIPMRGAISSLNVSVATGIVLFEVLRQRAATEEA